TGGGGGACGGGTACGTCATCAACGTGACACCCGTAGGTAAggctgatgcagcccagcagggTGCAGAGGGGTCTTTGGGGTGACCacagagctaccaagatgatcaggggactggagcatctcccttatgaggaaaggctgagagacctgggtctgttcagcctggacaagagaagggGGAATCTTCTGAGGGGAAGTCTGAGGGGggaatcttatcaatgcttataaatatctaaagggtgggtgttaaaaggatggggctggactcttttcagtggtgctcaatgacaggccaaggggcaatgggcacgagatggaacatgggaagttccacatatacatgagaaaaaactcctttcctgtgcgggtgccagagcagtggcacaggctgcccagggagggtgtggagtctccttccctggagacattcaaaacccacctggatgtgttcctgtgccccctgctctgggtgtgcctgctcaagtgggggggttggacaagatgatctccataggtcccttccaacccctaccattctgtgattctgtgacccaGAAGCCCTGTCTCCCTCCATGGGCTGATGGTGGACCCTGTGTGTGTAGATGGCATTTCCAGCAGCCAACCAGAAACCACTCTGAGGTCTTGGGGGGGCCAGACAGGGCCTGCCTGGCTcatcccatccctgccttccccagaTGAAGGGCCCCCAGCAACGTTCGCCAGTGCCAAGTCCGTGTTCAGCAGAAAGGCCCGGGTGAGGATGCAGCTCCTGAAGGATGTGGTGGGAAGTGACACCTACCACATCAACAACAAGTACGATGACACCTATGCTCCCCTCCCAGTGGAGGAGATCATCCGACGTGCTGAGTACCTTATTGACCAGGAGGTGTCCTACGACCTCCTTGGCAACAACTGCGAGCACTTTGTGACACTGCTCCGCTACGGCGAGGGGGTTTCTGACCAGGTAAGTAACATGGGGTAAACCCCTGCACACCTCACGGTGCACCTCCTTGCTGCTCTGTGTGAGCCACGGGACAAGGACACAGCCTGCAAACTGCAAGGGGACAGCAAAGCCCCAGACACAGAGTCCAAATGATTGCTGCCTCTGGCCTTACTGGAAAGCTTGGCCCAGGAGGTTCACTGTGGTCTATCTGTATCCTGATAGTGCCCTTGTATTGAATGCCACAGGCCAAGGATAAAAGCCTGGGTGTTACCCTTTCTGCTTATGGGGCAGGTGTCTCTCATTCATTTAATTGCCCTGATTATCTCTGCTTGCTCTTCATTAGCATGCctgggggtaaaaaaaaaaaaaagcttacatTTCCAGCCTGTGTTTTGCTTCCCCTTTGCAGGCCAACCGAGCAATCAGTGCCATTGGGTTTgttacagctgctgctggtgccttCTCCTTGCTGGGCTTGCTCCGGGGCAGATCCAGGGAGAGACAGTACTGATGGACCCAGGACGATTTGTGGCCATAGTTGCCACCAAGACTTACTAACAACTGTGTTGCCGTTGCTGAGCGTGGCACTAGCCTTTTTgccatttctgcttttatttcattgcCTGTCATGATTTCTGTGGTAGTCTGAGAGTCCTTGCAAGCAAATTCTCCCTCCTTACACCCCCACCTTACACACCTCTGCTGAGGGCTGGCGCAAGCATTCTACACACATCCTGCTTTTATCAGCTACATCCTATGGGCTCTTTATGTGAATAACCTATTTTCACCTTAacaagttttggttttgtttttttttgtttttctatcaAAAGTAATGTAAAAGTATTGCCAAGGGTTTACTGTGTGTCCTCCAGCTGAGGGCCTGTGCAAGTGGAAAACCCCAGGTTCCCAGGCCTGCGAAAGGGCAGACAAGGTACGTGCTGTGTCTCAGAGCCTGTGCCTGCAGTGCCTAAATTGAGCTGCTCCTGCGAGGGCAGGGTGTAGGAAGGAAGGGCAGGTCTTACAGGCTGTATCCCTCAGAGTTTTAAATTAATGCTCTGGTTTTGGCATTATGGTGTTTTGCTCAGTTTTGTCCAACCTGGAAAGCCTCCCTTTCCCTAGCTTCTCTGACTCCCTTTGGGAGCAGCAGACCCCCAGTCTGGGGAGGGTTCTGACAAAAAACCCAgctagtttggtttttttctggcagctgtTTGTTCTATGTTGGGACCACTGTGCCACTGAAATTTCCCTCCTCATCCCTGTAAGTGCAGTAATTGTTGGCATTGGACCTGACCAAGCTttctagatgatctttaaggtcccttccaaactgaaccattctatgattctactccTTGGGCTGCCAAAGCACTGAGGTTTAAAGAAAGACCACCATGGATTGCAGGGGCAGCCAGTTGCCCCCCAGAGCTGGGGCCACTGGCTCCTCCCTGACCAGCAGTTAAGTTTAAGCACTTTGAAGCCCCTGCCCAAGATGGATCTTCCTCCAGCCAGCAGGAAGGCAAAGCCAGGGTCCCTGCGGTGCTGTGGGCAACGTACCTGGAGAATGAGCTGTGAGGCACCTATGCCTCATCTCCAAATCTAGAGAGCCCTGCTATTTCCTTGTCACAAAGCTGATGTGTGGCTTGTCATAAAAGAAACCAGTTCTGGAAAAGTGTGATTTATTATTCTTTACCAGGAGTATCTGGCTTGTGTGTTTGGAACCATGTTATTTGCAGACCACATGTAAGAAATGAAATCCTGTGTTGCTTTCACCACGTGCAGCTGCCTGGACTGTAAGAAGAGATGAGAGCAAAAGAGCTGTCTGTAAGAGGCTTGCTATTTTTGTCTGCTCTTAACATGTACATAACGGGAttagaagctttttttaaacatcagttGTTTCAATGTTTGAAATAACAAAGCCAAGGCTTCTGACTGTACTTTGTAGTGCCCTCTgttattacatttaaataaagttCTTTTTTAATATGGGAAAACATTATAATAAAACTGAACCTGAAAGTCCTTTTTTGCTTCCTACAAATTTAATCAAAATTCCTTTCATGGCTAAACTAATTAGGTGGTTGAACAACGTGAAGATGAAAGGGCAGGTAGAGAGGTGCTCAGCTTCTTCTACCTGTCCAGCAGCCAGCCATGGGCCAGAGCACATTAAAAACCCTGCTTCTTGGTATGACCTAGTTAAAGCAAGAAGCCCAGGTTTAGCACTGCTTTCTGCCGTGTGACACAAAACTTGGGCCAGgacctggcagcagcagagcacaaacTGGGGGGGGgtcatctctgtgtgtgtgtgctcgtgcagcagctgtgctgtccTCTGCTTTTGCAAGCTTAAGTGGGGCGTATCCTTGCCAGCCTGGTCTTACAGTAATTTGTCAACTTTAACCTTTCCTGTACTCAGAGCATTATGTCTGCAAGAACTGGCAAGGGAAATCTGGGTGAGGGCAGTGCATGCACCCTCTCACAGCTTAATTTACTCTGGGATGCAAGAAAACTGGAATTACTTCATCTGAGGAACTTTCCTGTGGTTCTTGGAAGCTGCAATATTTCATTTAACTTAGGATTTTGCAATTGTACATGTGCTCCTCTGTGCGGTCAAGATTAGGTTGTTTATTTTGGACTGGAGTGAAAGTGTGATGTGGAGCAGCAGAAGCCATCGCTTCACTGTATTCAGTATTTTTGAGCCTTTGTAGGAGATGTTGGCGAGGCCTAAGACCTCCTGTTGCCATGGAGTAGAGTCAAGACTGCTATTTCACCAGCAGCTGAGAGAATAATCCTTGCCTGTGCTGTGGGGCACAGCCAGCAagagcccagcctgcccctgAATGGATGGGTTTGTGCAGGGAGTTCAAACATCTGAATCTGGTGCACATTCAAGGAAAACACGGGCTGCTCAGTGCAAGCCAGGGAAGCTGCCAGCACTGTGCAGCCCCATGCCTGGCTGCAGGGCCTCGCCTAGTCCTTGTAGCTTTATCCGTTGGTGGAGTTAATGTAAATCTCATCCGTGCATTTTGCTGCAAAGTCTTTCGTGTTTATGGGCGGCCAGTTTGGATCCCTCTGCAGCATCCTCTGCCATTTTTGGTACTGGCTGTTTGACTGGTCCCCAAACCAGGCTTAAATCAGCAGCCAGAGGTGCTTGACCTGCAAGATAACGTCATGCAGAGTGACACGGCGCAGGCTCAGTGCTGTTGCCCTTTACTGGAAGGGAGGGCCGCTCAGGGACAAAAGCCATCCCTTGCTACATGTGCAACCCCCGAGCCCCATGGCACTGGGTGGCTGCATGCACTCCCCTTCAGTAACACAGCTGACAAATATCACTTTCCTCATCTACAGGAAGGCTCTTGCTCAGTTATATTGGAACAAAGCTGATCTCAGTCTGTTTAGGTGAAGAAGATAGTCAAGGggcacatttttcttcctggggctgtgggacaaccaggcactgctgctccttgcagggGATAATACCCAGTGCTGGATACAGCCAGCCTTGACCCATGAAACACTTTAGAGCTTAGTCATTACTGCAGTATCCTAATGGCACAAGCCAGCACGGTCTCTGGCCTGGTCGACTGTAGGACAAGAGGGAAGTGGTTGTTTCGAAATCACTGCCAAGCACCTGACCAGTGCTGTGGGCTGCTCCCCTGTGAGCCAGGGCAGCAGACTCCTTCCAGGAAGCTGCATTTCAGCTCATTCCATCTCTAAAAGCCTGAAAGATATGGTCTAAATCATCTCTGGGCTGCATAAAATGGATTTGACTGACAGTCATTGAGTcttgagggagaaaaagaaaaaggcctgAAGGTTTATGCTTCTGCAGGAAGAGAGCATTGCTGCAAATGCAGGTAGAAAGACCTGACCAGACACTGCTCCTGTTCACCCCCTGGGGAACAGGCAGTAAACAAATGCACTTacctccataaaaaaaaaaatacacaaaaggtGACCAAAAGCATCAGTAAGATGTAAACTCTCCAGATCACAGGAGTGCAAAGAAACTGTTGGAAAAGGCATGAACAGCAATTAGGTTTAAATGCCTTGCCAAGATTTGCATCTGTTCCTAATGATCTGAGAGGCTGACTAATGTTTTCCCAGTGGCAAGCATGGAGGAGGCAGTAGGAAGTGACAAGTAATTCCTTGTCACAGAGATCTTGGAAGGTTTGGTGCCAGACTCCCCATGGCACAGAGCTGCCTAACTCATCTCAGCTACTTAAGCTAATGGTGAAATCTTTAGATCAGGTGCCtggggcaggacccagcacccaAACACTTCTGAGGACCTGCAGCTATTGCACAACAGGCAGCTCCTCTCTGTCTGTGTATGCCCACCCTAATGCCAGGCCTCCACCCGAATCCATCCCGTGCAGGATGGCCAGGGACAAGCTGCAGAGCTTGGCCATTCCCAACGTTGGGCaacagagctggaggcagctgcctgtgctgtgccCTGCCTGAGCACCCAGGTGGGCTGTGGCAGCCACAACCCCACATCACATCAGCTCCTGGTGCTCCAGGGGATGTGGGAGTGCAACAGCAATCCCTGCCCACTTGCTTCGCTGGCCAGCAAACCTCCTTCAATATGCAAGACCACAATCCACCCTACtgtgcttttcacagaatcacagaatggtaggggttggaagggaccttcggagatcatcttgtccaaccccccgacttgagcaggcacacccagagcagggggcacaggaccacatccaggcagggtttgaatgtctccagggaaggagactccacagcctccctgggcagcctgtgccactgctctggcacccgcacaggaaaggagttttttctcatgtatatgtggaacttcccatgttccatctcgtgcccattgccccttggcctgtcattgggcaccactgaaaagagtccagccccatcctcttgacacccaccctttagatatttataagcactgataagaTTCCCCCCTCAgacttctcttgtccaggctgaacagacccaggtctctcagcctttcctcataagggagatgctccagtcccctgatcatcttggtagccttctgttggactctctccagttttttgctaagaagaaaagctgagcaAGCTATAagcactttttcttctccctgttgCCACCCAGTCTTCAGAGGAGAGGAAGACTACCTCATTAATCAAGtctttttcagaaagataaAGTTTGAAAGGGTTGCCCAGTCAGCATCAGGTCAGCAAATTCGTTTTCAGGACGACCGTAACTGTACTTTCTGCTCTATATGCTTAGGTAAAGGGCCTTCAAAATATGTGgcatgaaaaggaaatgcaCATTCCATTTGTGCTTACCTGCAAGCTACTGTGCAGATTGCAAGCTGGGGGGCCAGGAGGACTGAAAAtacagctggggaaagaagagcaTTTGTGCCCTGGGAGGGAGGGCAGTTGGTGACCAAACTCTGCAAATATGGTCACAGGAGCCCCAAATGCTAATGCTGTACAACTGCCATCATGtaaaatgcctttctttttttcccctcaaaagaaaagctgtggaaTTGAAACTAGAGGAGCTACTCCCCAGCAGCCTGTTGCAAAGCTAACCACCTACACTGGTTTTTCTTGCACAAGTGATTTGGCACATTCTCATTCTTATACAACCACAGAAAACTGCCTTGAAAGGGCACTGCTGTGAGCCACACCAGCatcccttcccctgctcttGCTCCTCCACATGCTCAGCCGTACGCCTGaatcacaggcagcagcagaagctgcttGTTCTTGTGGGCCGCCCTCCCAGGGAGGGCCAGGTGCTTCTCCAACTGACAGGGTGAAAAGGTAGGCTCTACCTGTGCCTTCCACAGGGAGAGTTTGTCTGGCTTTGCATCCTCTTCCAAAGGAGCAGGATGCCACAGGGCGATGGTAAATGGCTCAGACATCTGCAGGTGCCAAACTCCTGGCAATTACCAGGAGCTGAGCATCTTAAAACTAGCTGGTACATTGGGTCAACAGCTCCCAAAGGCCTCCTGGCAACTTCCTCACTgccagggaggagagaggacagGGCTGAGTGCGTGGTAAAAACAAGGGAATTGCCCTTTGCTTCCTCGCAGGGATCGTCCCCAAGCGGGGATAAAACACAGAGAAGCATGTGCAGATTTCTCATCTGACAGAGTCCTCTGTCCCATCTCAGCCTGGCTGCTTGCAGGGCAGATACTTTCTGGTCTCAGTTGTCTTTTGCAGGTGATCAATGCTCTGTAAAATGTGTTTGGGacctgtcttttaaaaaaaacacctaatAAACTCAACCCTGCTAATCAAGTCCTGCCCTCTTATCCATGCGCTGCAATTGCAAAGGAGCTATCACTCAACTGATGTCTAGAAGGGCTAAATCATCTTGGCAAaactcaaacagaaaaagaaaggttgtTGTGAGAGGATTTTAACAGTGATATTATCAcaggcttttctctttcatctcTAGGAATGGAAGTCAGGCAAGGTAAGACTGTGAATCTGAGAGGAACTCTTTTTGATGTGCGTATTCCAAAACAAATATATCCGATCCTCACATGCTCTCTGTGTTCACAATAATACACAGTGCTGCTCTAAATCCAGCCCATCATCTTCTCGAAAGCAcacattttccaaaacaaaatgcag
This sequence is a window from Phalacrocorax carbo chromosome 7, bPhaCar2.1, whole genome shotgun sequence. Protein-coding genes within it:
- the PLAAT1 gene encoding phospholipase A and acyltransferase 1 — encoded protein: MAAIQSFSAAHPGDPQPGDLIEIFRPAYQHWALYLGDGYVINVTPVDEGPPATFASAKSVFSRKARVRMQLLKDVVGSDTYHINNKYDDTYAPLPVEEIIRRAEYLIDQEVSYDLLGNNCEHFVTLLRYGEGVSDQANRAISAIGFVTAAAGAFSLLGLLRGRSRERQY